ACTCCATTGAGCTTCCGCCACGCCGGCAGCGCGTAAGTCATCCTCCCGCTGGTGCCCGCAAGGTACCGATCCACTGATTCACGTCGGCGCAACCGCGGCGCCGGAGGCCGGCCGCGATCCCCGCCGCGATGCGTTCGGTGGCCCGCGGGTCCGTGAGCGACGCCGTGCCGACCTGGACCGCCTTGGCCCCGACCAGAAGGAACTCGAGCGCATCGTCGGCGTCGCCTATGCCGCCCATGCCGATCACGGGGATCTTCACCGCCCGCACCGTGTCGTGGACCATCCGCAGGGCGATGGGCTTGATGGCGGGGCCCGACAGACCGCCCGTGCCGTTCGTCAGCACCGGCCGACGGGTCTCGAGGTCGACGGCGAGACCGAGGAAGGTGTTGACGAGGCTCACGGCGTCCGCGCCCTCCTCCTCGGCGACGCTCGCGAACGCGGTGATGTCGGTGACGTTCGGGGAGAGCTTCACCCAGAGCGGCAGCCGACATCGCGCCCGCACCGAGCGGACGACCTGCCGGGTGAGGTCGGGATCGGTAGCGATGATCCGCCCCCATTCCCGCTTGTTCGGACAGGACACGTTGATCTCGACGGCCGCGAGCCCCTCGGCGTCCGAGAGCCGCGCCGCCACTTCCGCGAATTCCTCGGGCGCGTGTCCCCAGCAGTTGGCGACGATCGGCGTGTCGATCTCGCGGAGCAGCGGGAGCTTCTCCTCCACGAACGCGCGGACACCGACGTTCTGGAGCCCGATCGCGTTCAGCATACCCGCCGACGTCTCCAGGATCCGGGGCGCGGGGTGACCGCGGTGCGGCTCCAGCGAGAGCCCTTTCACCACGATGGCGCCGATCGCGGTGAGGTCCATCACCCCGGCGAACTCGAGGCCGTATCCGAAGGTCCCGGACGCGGCGATCACGGGATTGCGCAACGTCAGGCCGCCTCCGACGTCGACCGCGAGACGGGGCTCAGCCATCGCGCAGCGGCAGGCGGAGAATCAGGGCGTCCTCGCCCCGCCCGTAGTAGTCGAGCCGCTCGCCGACTTGCTCGAAACCGAACCGCTCGTACAAGCGACGGCCGGCGTCGTTGCCGCGACGGACCTCCAACGTCACCGCTTCGGCGCCGTGGCGCCGCGCTTCCTCGATCACTTCGCGCATGAGCGCCGCCCCGAGGCCGCGGCCGCGCGCCCGGGGATCGACCGCCACGTTCAATACGTGCATCTCATCGGCGACGACCCACCGGCAAACGTACCCGGCGACGTGTCCGTCGGCATCACACGCGAGCCGGATACGGGAGAAGCGCACGGCGAGCTCCTGGAGGAACAGCGGACCCGTCCAGGGATGCGCGAAGGAGACGCGCTCAATCGCCACGACTTCGGGCACGTCCTCCGCGACCATGTCGCGGAAGACCCACGTGTACGTCGACGCGACGGAAGTACGAGAGCACGTGACCTCCATCGCGTACCGGTCCTGACGATCTCCCAACGGGCGCGATTGTGCGCGCCTGCACGACGCACTGTCAACGTGCAGGCGGCGCGAAGAGCCGCGTTGCCCGGTCCATCGATCGTATGGTAGGCGACCCGCTCGATCGGTCCGCGGCAGCGCGGAGAGGGGTGGATGCGAATGTTCAGGAGGCAACGCGCAGCGCTCGTCATCGCAGCGATCGTGTTCGGGTGGGTGGGCCGCGCCGACGCCGGTCACATGCTCTTCGACGTCGCGGATCGCCGCCTCCTGGAAGCCTCCGACGTGGACACCACGATCCCGCCGGGTCGCATCGCAGATCTGTTGCTCGTCACCGTACTGCGCGAGCGTATCGCGTCCGGCGACCTCTCGTTCGCGGACCGCGTGACGGTACTGCCGGTGGCCGGGGATCGCGGACCCCGTTTGAGCGCCCAGGAGCCGGTCGAGGTCGGCGAGCTCCTGCAACTGCTCCTTCTCAGCGACTCGCGAACGGCGGCGAAGACGCTCGCCTGGGCGGCGGGTCCGAGCATCGGGCGGTGCCTCACCCGCATGCAGCAACTCGCCAAACGGCTCGGCCTCGCCCACACGAGCGTCGCGAACGACTGGCCCTTCGCGGCGTCCCTCACGAGCGGCGGCGGTGCGGGTCAGCAAGGAGCGACCACCGCGCGCGAGCTCGGGCGCCTGGCGTTGATCGTGGTGACGGACGCCGAGTTGCGGCGACGGCTCGACCTCGATGGCGTGCCGATCTCGAACGGCGGACTTATCGTGCGCGCCACCGATCCCTTGATCGCCGTCGAACCGACCGTCGCCCCGACGGCGGCGGCGGCGACCGCGCGCCTCGCACTGGTGGAACGCGACGGCCTCGAGCTCCTCGTCGTAGCGACCGGGCCGCGCTCGACGGACGAGCTCGCAGCGACGATCGCCCACGGCTTTCAGCGCTACCGGCGGATCGAGCTCGTCCACGAGGGGCAAGCCGTCGGGCCGACGGTGCGCGTGCGCGGCGGAATCATCCCCACGTTCAAGGCGGTCGCCGCCGAAGGATGGGCGCTCACCACGCAACAGGCTTCGCCGCCGGCGCTCGCCTTTCGGCTGCAGCTGCCGGCGGAGATCGCCGCCCCCGTCGAGGTACGCCAGGCGGTCGGGGAGCTCGTCGTCGAGCAGGAAGGCCGCCTGCTCGCCGTGGTGCCGCTGGTGGCGCCGCAGGCCATCGCACCGAGCGGCTGGCTCGACACCGCCCACCGCGGCGACCTCCCATGAGGCCGGAGCGCGCCGAGCGACGACGGTGCGCGGACTACTCGGTGCGCTCCTTGTCCGGCGCCGCCTTG
This genomic stretch from Deltaproteobacteria bacterium harbors:
- a CDS encoding dihydroorotate dehydrogenase, giving the protein MAEPRLAVDVGGGLTLRNPVIAASGTFGYGLEFAGVMDLTAIGAIVVKGLSLEPHRGHPAPRILETSAGMLNAIGLQNVGVRAFVEEKLPLLREIDTPIVANCWGHAPEEFAEVAARLSDAEGLAAVEINVSCPNKREWGRIIATDPDLTRQVVRSVRARCRLPLWVKLSPNVTDITAFASVAEEEGADAVSLVNTFLGLAVDLETRRPVLTNGTGGLSGPAIKPIALRMVHDTVRAVKIPVIGMGGIGDADDALEFLLVGAKAVQVGTASLTDPRATERIAAGIAAGLRRRGCADVNQWIGTLRAPAGG
- the rimI gene encoding ribosomal protein S18-alanine N-acetyltransferase, whose product is MAIERVSFAHPWTGPLFLQELAVRFSRIRLACDADGHVAGYVCRWVVADEMHVLNVAVDPRARGRGLGAALMREVIEEARRHGAEAVTLEVRRGNDAGRRLYERFGFEQVGERLDYYGRGEDALILRLPLRDG
- a CDS encoding serine hydrolase, which codes for MRMFRRQRAALVIAAIVFGWVGRADAGHMLFDVADRRLLEASDVDTTIPPGRIADLLLVTVLRERIASGDLSFADRVTVLPVAGDRGPRLSAQEPVEVGELLQLLLLSDSRTAAKTLAWAAGPSIGRCLTRMQQLAKRLGLAHTSVANDWPFAASLTSGGGAGQQGATTARELGRLALIVVTDAELRRRLDLDGVPISNGGLIVRATDPLIAVEPTVAPTAAAATARLALVERDGLELLVVATGPRSTDELAATIAHGFQRYRRIELVHEGQAVGPTVRVRGGIIPTFKAVAAEGWALTTQQASPPALAFRLQLPAEIAAPVEVRQAVGELVVEQEGRLLAVVPLVAPQAIAPSGWLDTAHRGDLP